TACACGCGGCAGTTTTTCCGCGGCGACGTCGATCTGCTGGAGGTGTCGCAGCGCATCGCCAAGCACCTGTTCGCGCGCTCGCAGCACCCGAACATCGCCGCCGGCGACCTGCTGGTGATCCTGTTCTCCGGCCTGGGCGAGGCGGACAGCCCGCAGCGCGCGCTGGGCGTGTTCAAGGCGGAAATCCAGGAGGACTTTCTGACCATCGTCGAAAGCGGCGAGGTGTTCGACATCAGCCACGCCAGCGGCATCAACCCGCGCCTGATCGACAAGGGCGCGCTGATCCTGGAAAACGGCCCGCTGCTGTACGCGGTCGACCGCCAGGGCCACGAGGCCAAGTTCTGGCTCGACGACTTCCTGCAGGCGATGCGGGTGCCGGATACCAGCAGCAGCAGCAAGCTGGTGGCCGAAGTGATGGAGCAGATTTCGGAAGAGATCGAAGACCCGCTGGCGCAGGTGCGCTTCAAGGACGAGGTGATGACGCTGTGCAAGACGGTGCCGGAGGTGTCGCCACGGCAGATGGGCAGCATGGCGGAGCGCTACGTCGAGCCGGAGCAGATCGGGCGCCTGTTCGACAGCGCCGCCGAGAATTACGGCTTTGCGCTGGAGAGCGACGTGCGGCTGCCGGCACAGGGCATGGCGCGGCGGCTGGAAAAGAGCTGGAGCAAGGTCGGCGTCGGCCACGGCATCAGCCTGCTGCTGCCGTCCGATCTCAGCCTGCAGAACGTGCAGACGGTGAAGGGCGACGACGGCGAGCTGCAGGTTACGCTGCGCCTGCTGCAGAAACAGTAAGGCGCCGGCCCGCGCGGGCCGCAGACAATAAAAGGTTGGCCGCATCGCTGCGGCCAACCTTTTGCGTTTGACGGGTGTCTATTTCAGCGTTTGCAGATACTTGTACACCGTGGCGCGGCCGAGGCCGAGCACATTGGCGATGTAGTGGGTGGCGCTCTTGCCGTTGAAGGCGCCCTCGGCGTACAGCGCCTCGACCAGCTCCTTGCGATGCTGGCGCGACAGGGTATTGAGCGCCAGCTGCCGCTCCTGCAGCCAGCGGTGCATGAAGGTGTTGATGCGCTCCTGCCAGTCGTCGCGGAACAGCTCCGCCGGCTGTTCCACCAGCCCGGCACCCTTCAGCAGCATACCGAGCATGCCGTGCATGTCCTCGAACACCGCGATGTTGAAGTTGATGCACATCACCCCCAGCGCCACGCCTGCGTCGTCGAACAGCACCGAGCTGACGCAGCGCATCTTGCGGCCGTCCCAGTTCACCTTTTCGTACGGTCCGACGTAGCGTTCGGCGATGGTGCGCTCGATTTCCTCCAGCGCCGATTCGTCGCCAATCTCGCGTCGCGACAGGTTGTTGGCGAGGTAGAGCACGCGCTGCTGCGCCAGGTCGTGGATCACCGCCTCGGCGTAGGGAAAGAACAGCTTGGCGATGCTGTCGGCGAGGTGGCTGTAGCGCGACAACAGCAATTGCTGCGGCGTGGGGCTGGGCGTGGGCGTCATGGTCGGGTCGGGCGCAACGGCAGGGACAGCGATAGTGCCTGATGCGACGGGCAGGGCACAAGCACTGTGCCCGCCGGTCGCCGCCAGATAGTCCGCGGTTGGACTCATTGCGCGGCCTGCGCCTGTTGCAGCAGCGCGCAGGCGATGGCGATGTCCTGAAGCCCCATGCCGATGGAGCGGAAGAACACCGGGCGTTGGTAGTCCGGCAGCGCGCAGCGCTGGCTGACCAGATCGGCCAGATCGCCGACGATGCGTTCGCGCTGCCAGCTGCCCTGCTGGCTGGCGAGCACCATCTCGCCGGCGCTGTCCGGCGTGCTGTGCTTGTGGTCGCAGTACACGTCCATCGCGGCGAGGCGGGCCGGTGGTACCTCGTGCGCGTTGACGGCATTGGTGCTGATCGAGGTGATCAGCGCCGCTTTGCTGAGCGTTGCCGGGTCCAGCACCGCCGCAGCCGAGGAGGTGCACAGCATGATCACGTCGGCGTTGTCACAGGCGGCCGCTACGCTGCCGCTGATCTGGATGCGCGGGTCCAGCGCCTGCAGTTGCTGCTGCAGTTCCGGCTTGCTGGTGAGATCCGGCGCGTACACGCGGATGCGCTGCCAGTCGCGCAGCGGCAGCACGTGGCGCAGGTGTGCCTGGCCCAGTGCGCCGCAACCGATCAGCGTCAGCTGGCGGCTGTCCTGCCGCGCCAGCAGGTCGATGGCCAGCGCGCTGGTGCCGGCGGTACGCTCCGCCGTCAGCAGGCCGGAATCGCAGAACAGCAGCGGCTGGCCGGTGTGCATCGACATCAGGCTGGTCCAGGCGCTGATCACCGGGCGGCCATCGGTGACGATGTACGGCGACAGCTTGGCGCCGAACACGCCGGCATCGGCCAGCACGCCCTGATAGGTGATGACGTCGCCGGCGCCCTGCGGAAACAGGGTCAGCGTCTGCGCCGGCTGCACCGCGCACTCGTGCGCCAGTGCCTGGAACAGCGCGCTCAGCGCGGCCCGTACCGGCAGCGCCGGCAGGTAGTCGCGCACCTGTTGCTGGTTTAGGAGCAGGGGGGCGGCGTGGTGGTCGATGTGGTTCATGCTGGGCTCTCGTGATGGCTGTGGTCGGGCGCTGCCGGGCTGTAGGCCGCGGCGGGCAGGCTTGTTTGTTGTATTAAATTCCATTGTGGAAAAAAAGTCCACAAATTGTGCGGAGACCATTTTCCCGGGGTTTTGCTTGCTTCTTGGTTGATGGCTTGAAAGCAAGTTATTGTTATTCAAGTGATAAATTGTAACTTGCGACATGGTTTTGTCATGGCGTAGCCTGCGTTGGTCGCCGTGCACTGAGGCTGGTGGCCAGGTTTTTTATAAATTAATTGTCTCAAATGGAAATATTGTCTATCTTGTGACCGAGCCAAAGCAAGACGTGAACGCAGCCCCGCCGGCTGCCCAACCACGCAGGCGCCATGGCCTGGCCATGGGCAACGGGACGGGACGTTACCCGCTACAGGAACAAAGGAGACATTTCATGATCAGCAAACGCGTTCGCAATGCCGTTTTCCCCTTGCTGGCCTGCCTCGCCGGTACCGCCATGGCGCAGGGTGCGCCGCTGCGCATGGGGCTGGAGCCGTTCTACCCGCCGTTCGAGAGCAAGCAGGCCGACGGCCAGCTGGTCGGCTTCGACATCGATGTCGGCAAGGCCGTCTGCGAGCGCATGGCCGCCAAGTGCAGCTGGGTGGAAACCTCGTTTGAGGGCTTGATCCCCGGCCTGAAAGCGAAGAAATTCGACGCCATCAACTCGGCGATGAACATCACCGCCAAGCGCCGCGAGTCGATCGACTTCACCGTCCCGATCTACATCGTGCCGATCCAGATGGTGGCACGTCGCGACAGCAAGCTGACACCGACCGTGGCCAGCCTGAAGGGCAAGACCGTCGGCGTGCTGCAGGGCGCCACCCAGGAAGACTTCGTGCGCAAGCACTGGGAGAAGCACGGCGTGAAGGTGGTTGCCTACCGCGACCAGGCGCAGATTTTCCTCGATCTCGCCGCCGGCCGACTGGATGCCGGGGTGCAGGAAGCGCAGACTGCGATGGAAGGCTTCCTCAGCAAGCCGCAGGGCAAGGACTTTGACTTTGCCGGCGGGGTGCTCAGCGATTTCGCCACCCTCGGCGAGGGCACCGGCATGGGCGTGCGCAAGGGCGACCCGCGCAAGGCCGAGCTGGACAAGGCGATTGCCAGCCTGAAGCAGGATGGCACCCTGAGCCGCATTTCGATGAAATACTTCCACCGCGACATCATCGCCAAGTAAGCGGTGTGCAAGCTTGGCCGCAGGCTGCGGCCAAGCTTGCAGATCCCGTTGCCATGGCCGCTGCCCGCAGCGCCCATGGCAACTGCATCTGAAAGAAGCACAACATGGATTTCGACATCATCGTCCTCGGCGCCGGCATGATCGGCGTCTCCAGCGCCATCGCCCTGCAACAACGCGGCCTGCGCGTGGCGCTGCTGGATCGCCGCGCCCCCGGCGAGGAAACCAGCCACGGCAACGCCGGCCTGCTGGAACGCGCCGCCGTGGTGCCTTACGGCTTCCCTCGCGATCTTGCCAGCGTGCTGCGCATCGGCCGCAACCGCTCCACCGACGTGCGCTACCAACCGTCCAGCCTGCTGCAGAGCACGCCGTGGCTGTGGCGCTACTTCCGCGCCTCCGCCCCGCACCGGCTCGCTGCCGCCGCGCGCGACATGCTGCCCCTGATCAGCCGCAGCCTGGACGAACACGCCACGCTGATCGCCGCGGCCAATATGCAGCAGCTGTGCAGCGACGACGGCCTGTACGAGGCCTACCGCACCGAGGCCGGCTTTGCCGCCGAGGCCGTCAACGCGCGCCGCATCGCCGCCGAACACGGCCTGCAACTGCAGATCCTGGACGCGGCGCAGCTGCGCGCCGCCGAGCCGGGACTGGGTGAGGGCTTCGCCGGCGCGGTGCACTGGCGCGACCCGCAGCGCATCAGCGATCCGGGCGCGCTGACCCGCGGCTATGCCCGCTATTTCGAAAGCCTGGGCGGCACGCTGCTGCAACAGGAAGCCACGTCGCTGGTCCCGGATGGCAGCGGCTGGCAGGTACACACCGCCGCCGGGGTACTGCACGCCGCACAGGTGGTGGTGGCGATGGGGCCGTGGTCCGACGACATCTTCCAGCCGCTGGGTTACCGCATCCCGCTGCAGACCAAGCGCGGCTACCACATGCACTACCAGCCACTGGGGCCGGGCCTGAGCTACACCGTGGCCGACGTGGAAGGCGGCTTCGTGGTGTCGCCGATGCAGCGCGGCCTGCGCATCGCCACCGGGGTGGAGCTGGCGCGACGCGATGCCGCCCCCAACTACGCGCAGCTGGAGCAGGCCGAGGCGTTGGCGCGCGGGCTGTTCCCGCTGGGTGAGCGGCTGGACGCCACGCCGTGGATGGGCAGCCGGCCGTGCCTGCCGGACATGCGCCCGGCGCTGGGCGCCGCGCCGCGCCATCGCGGTCTGTGGTTCAACTTCGGCCACGCCCACCACGGCCTGACGCTGGGGCCGGTGTGCGGCCAACTGCTGGCGCAGGTGATCTGCGGCGAGACGCCGTTTACCGACCCGGCGCCGTACGCGCCGGCGCGCTTCCTGTAACGGTTGCCGGACTCGCAATAAAAAAGCCCGCCTATCATGGCGGGCTTTTTGTTGCGGCCAACCTTGCGCAAGGTTGGCCGCAGCTGTTGCGAAAGGCTGGCTCAGCACTCGACGATGTTGACCGGTACCTCGATCACGTTGATCGCCAGCCCGCCGCGCGCGGTTTCCTTGTACTTGGTGCTCATATCGCGGCCGGTGTCGCGCATGGTTTTGATCACGCGGTCCAGCGACACGAAGTGCTGGCCGTCGCCGCGCAGCGACATCCGCGCCGCGTTGATGGCCTTGATCGACGCCATCGCGTTGCGCTCGATGCACGGCACCTGCACCAGGCCGCCGACCGGGTCACAGGTCAGCCCCAGATTGTGTTCCATGCCGATCTCGGCGGCGTTTTCCACCTGCTCCGGGCTGCCACCCAGCACTTCGGCCAGGCCGCCGGCGGCCATCGAACAGGCGGAGCCGACTTCGCCCTGGCAGCCGACTTCGGCGCCGGAAATGGAGGCGTTGAGCTTGAACAGGATGCCGATGGCGCCGGCGGTGAGCAGGAAGCGCACGATGCCGTCATCGCTGGCGCCGGGGATGAAGCGCGCGTAGTAGTGCAGTACCGCCGGGATGATGCCGGCGGCGCCGTTGGTCGGCGCGGTGACCACGCGGCCGCCGGCGGCGTTTTCCTCGTTCACCGCCAGTGCGTACAGGTTGACCCAGTCCAGCACCGTCAGCGGATCGCGCAGTGCGGCCTCCGGCGACGACAGCAGCTTGCGGTGCATGTCGGCGGCGCGGCGCTTGACCTTCATGCCGCCGGGCAGGATGCCTTCACGCTCGCAGCCGCGCTTCACGCAGGCCTGCATCACGTGCCAGATGTTGAGCAGGCCGCTGCGGATCTCGTCCTCGCTGCGCCACGCCAGCTCGTTCTCCAGCATGATCTGGCTGATGCTCTTGCCGTGGCGCTGGCACAGTGCCAGCAGCTCGGCGCCGCTCTTGAACGGGTGCTTCAGCTCGGTGACGCCGGGCGGCACGAAGCCGGCGTCGATCGCCGCCTCGTCGACCACGAAACCACCGCCGACCGAGTAGTAGGCGCGCTTGGACAGGCTGCTGCCGTCGGCGGCAAACGCCTCAAAAATCATGCCGTTAGGATGGTAGGGCAGCGCCTTGCGCTTGTGCAGGATCAGGTGTTCGGCTTCGATGAAGTCGATCTCGTGCGTGCCCAAGAGCGCGATGCGCTTGTTGTTGCGGATGGCGGCCAGCATGCCGTCGACGGCATCGGTATCGACCAGGTCAGGGTGTTCGCCCTGCAGGCCAAGCAGCACCGCCACATCGCTGCCGTGGCCTTTACCGGTGGCACCGAGAGAACCGAACATTTCGGACTTGACCGCGGCGGTCTGCGTCAACAGGCCGTCCTTTTCCAGTCGGGCGACAAATTGCCGCGCCGCGCGCATCGGGCCGACGGTGTGGGAACTGGAGGGGCCGATGCCGATCTTGAACAAATCAAAAACACTGATTGCCATGTTGCTTCTCTTGAGGTGGTGCCTGCGGAGCAGGGCCTGTTTTAACTATAGTCGGGCGCCGTCGGAATGACGGCGCCCGCTGCTGCTTAGCGGTAAACCGGGAAGGCGGCGCACAGCTCCGCCACCTGGCGTTTCACGCGGGCGGCGACATCGGCGTTGTCGATATCGTCGAGGATGTCGCATACCCAGTGCGCCACCTGGCCGGCTTCCGCTTCCTTGAAGCCGCGGCTGGTGATGGCCGGGCTGCCGATGCGGATGCCGCTGGTGACGAACGGGCTTTGCGGGTCGTTCGGGACGGCGTTCTTGTTGACGGTGATGCAGGCGGCGCCCAGCGCGGCGTCGGCAGCCTTGCCGGTGAGGCCCTTGTCGATCAGGCTCAGCAGGAACAGGTGGTCATCGGTCTTGCCGGACACCACGCTGTAACCGCGCTGCTGGACCACCGCCACCATGGCACGGGCGTTGGCCAGCACCTGTTTCTGGTAGTCGACAAATTCCGGCTGCAGTGCTTCGAGGAAGGCTACCGCCTTGGCGGCGATCACGTGCATCAGCGGGCCGCCCTGGATGCCGGGGAACACCAGCGACTGCAGTTTCTTTTCCAGCTCCGGGTTGGATGCAGCGAGGATCAGGCCGCCGCGCGGGCCGCGCAGCGTCTTGTGGGTGGTGGTGGTCACCACGTGCGCGTGCGGCACCGGGTTCGGGTACAGCCCGGCTGCCACCAGGCCGGCGACGTGCGCCATGTCGACAAAGAACCAGGCACCGACGCTGTCGGCGATCTGGCGCATGCGCTTCCAGTCCACCACCAGCGAGTAGGCGGAGAAGCCGGCGACCAGCATCTTTGGCTGGTGTTCTGTGGCCAACCTTTGTACTTCGTCGTAGTCGATCTCGCCGGTCTCCACGTTGATGCCGTACTGCACCGCGTTGTAGATCTTGCCGGAGAAGTTGACCTTGGCACCATGGGTGAGGTGGCCACCGTGCGCGAGGCTCATGCCCAGCACGGTGTCGCCCGGCTGCAGCAAGGCCATGTACACCGCGGCGTTCGCCTGGCTGCCGGAGTGCGGCTGCACGTTGGCGTAGTCGGCGCCAAACAGCTCTTTGGCGCGGTCGATGGCCAGCTGCTCGGCGACATCGACGTGTTCGCAGCCGCCGTAGTAGCGCTTGCCGGGGTAGCCCTCGGCATACTTGTTGGTGAGCTGGCTGCCCTGCGCCTGCATCACGCGCGGGCTGGTGTAGTTCTCGGAGGCAATCAGCTCGATGTGGTCTTCTTGGCGTTGTGCCTCGGCCTGCATCGCGGCCCACAGTGCGTCGTCGAAACCGGCAATCTCCATCTCTTTGGTAAACATCGTGCATTCCTTTTTCTTGGCGCGAACGGCAAAGGTTGGCCGCAACCGCGCTGGTAGTGGCGGCAGGGTCGGGCAGGGCGTTGACGCATGGATGTGCGGCGTAAAGGACAATGGCGCCCGCCCGGCGTCTGCCGGACGATGCCCCCTCTGTCCCTTTGCCTGAGAGATTGCGGCGCACGGTGTCATCACCGGGCCATGCTTCCTTCGGCGAGATCCCGCCTTGCGGCTGATCTACTCTCCAGAGTGCCAGACGTCGCTGCAGTTCTTTTGCCTGAGAGTTTCCGGGGCGATTCCCCTTCGGCGCTGTCAGCGAATGACAGTCTCTCCTGCAGCGGCTTGATTGGCTGGTCGCAATCTAGTGAAGCGGCGCGCGGCTGTCAACGCATCGACGACAGTATTCAATGTGCTATTGCAACAAAAAACCCTGCCGCAAACGCGCTGATCCAGTCGGATCGGGCGTTCGGCAGGGTTTGCACTGCAAAACCGCACACCTATATAAGGTGTGCTGTCGCGGCGTGAATCAGACGCTGGCGGCGGTAAAGCGCTGGCGATGGTGCTGCGGCTGCAGCGCCTCGTCCACCACCGCCACGGCGAGGTCGGCGCCGCTGATGCCGGCCGGTGCCTCGCCTGCCATCAGCAGCTCGTTGCCGCCGAGACGGTACTGTCCGCTGCGTGCGCCCGGTGCCAGCAGCGCCGGAGGCGACACGAACACCCAGTCCAGCAAGGTTTCCTGTTGCAGCAGGTTCAGCGCCTGGCGCGCGCCCTCGGCGCCTTCTTTGTATTCCGCCGGGAAGTGCGGGGTGTCGATCAGCTGCACGCCGGGGGCAACGAACAGGCTGCCAGCGCCGCCGATCTCGATGAAGCGCGGCACGCCGGCGGCCTTGACCCCGGCGACGATGGCCTGGTGGCCGGCGAGGAACAGTTCGCGGATGTCGGCCTTGTCCCAGCCGGGGTTGAAGGCGCTGATCACCACGTCGTGGCCGGCGACGGCACGGGCCACCGCATCGGCGTCGTAGGCATCGGCGGCCACCACGTCAAGGTTGGCCGCAGCGCCGATGCGCTCAGGACGACTGGCGATGGCGGTGACGGCGACATTGCGCGACAGCAGTTCTTTCAGGATGGCCGAGCCGACAAAGCCGCTGGCGCCGATCAGTGCGATTTTCATGAGTGCTCCTTGCTGCCCGCTGACGGGCGGTGATTGATGAGGACAGTGTAATTGCCGATTCACATTCCGATAATCCGGCGTAAAATTGATTGATTGTTAATCTGAAATAATGAATATGGACGAATTGCGCAGTATGGCGGTGTTTGCCCGGGTGATTGAGAAAGGCTCGATGAACGCGGCGGCGCAGAGCCTGGGCATCACGCCATCGGCGGTCAGCCAGCATCTGCGGCGGCTGGAGCAGCGCCACGGTGTCACCCTGCTGCAGCGCACTACGCGCAAGCTGACGCTGACCGAGGCCGGGCAGCTGTTCTACCAGGGTTGTGCCGCGATGCTGGCGGCAGCGCGGCAGGCGGAGCAGCAGCTGTCGGCACTGCGCGATGCGCCGGTGGGCGAGCTGCGCATCTCCGCCCCCAGCGGCCTGGCCGGCGGCGTGCTCAGCAGCGCGCTGGCACCCTTGCTTGAGGCCAACCCCGGCCTCAGCCTGCGGCTGTTCTTTCACGACGAGATGGTGGACCTGCTGGAGTTGCAGATTGATCTGGCGATCCGTGCCGGCAAGCTGAAGGATTCGTCGCTGGTGGCGCGTCATCTGGCCGACTGGCACTTTGTCATTTGTGCGTCGCCCGTCTATGTTGCAAAGCATGGTCTGCCACAAACGCCGGCCGAACTGTTGCAGCACGACTGGGTCGGGGTGGCCGCGCACGAAGGCTTGAGCCGGCTGCAGTTGACGCGCGGCGCGGAAACGGTGACTTTATCGATGCCGCCGCGCATCAGCAGCAACAATATCCTGTCGGCGCGTGCCTTTGTGCTGGAAGGCCTAGGCCTGTCCTTGCAGCCGGAACCGGAAGTGCGCAAGGAGCTGGCCTCCGGTCTGCTGCAGCCGGTGCTGGGCGAGTGGAGCCTGCCGGAGTTGCCGTTGTGGATGGTGACACCGCGGCGCGAGGGGCAACCTGCAAAAGTGCGACATGCAATGTCGGCATTGCAGGCGGCCTTGGGTGGCGAACGCCGTCTTTGACATTGGCAAGGGCGGTTTGTTGCCGGATTATTGCAATATTGTTATGCAAAAATGCCGTGTAATGGAGATTGTACGCAGAATACAAAATTTCGTTGTTAACGAAATGCCATGAAATGGCTTTGTGAATATAAACAAATAATCACATGTGTGCTTAGTAGTACTATGCCGCACCATAACTTACAAAATACAGTGGGGAATACACATCATGATGTCATTGCGTACTCGCCTGATGGCCTTCGTACTGCTGGTACTGACGGTACTTGCTGTCATGTTCTGTGCCGTCGCGTACTGGAAAATGAGCGACGCCCTGTCCAGTGCGATCCGTAACGAAATCAATCAGGCCGCCAACAGCAAGGCGAGCTTTGTTGCCGAGTGGGTCTCCACCCGCCAGAAGATCGTTGCTGCGGCGTTGCCGCGTTTCGGTACTGGTGAATTGCAGCCGGTGCTGGACCAGGCGCGTGATGCCGGCGGTTTTGACGACATGTATATCGGTCAGCCCGACAAGACCATGACCCAGTTCACCGGTGCCGCCAAGGTGCCGGAAGGCTATGACCCGACCGGGCGGCCATGGTATCTGGCGGCCAAGGATGCGACCGGCCCGATCGCCTCGCCCCCTTATATTGATGCCGCCACCAAGCGTCCGATCATCACCTTCGCCCAGGCGCGCAAGGATGGCGGCCAGCTGGTGGCCGTGGCCGGTGGTGACGTGACGCTGCAGCGCGTGGTGGACGAAGTGGTTGCCGCCAAGCTGCCGGGTGACGGCTATGCCTTCCTGGTGACGGGCGACGGTACCGTGATTGCACACCCGGAAAAAGACTCCGGCCTGAAAAAGATCGGCGAGGTAGTGTCCGGCTACGACATGAACGCGGTGAACAAGGATGGCCAGATCATGGACGTGTCGATCAACGGTGACGCCACCCTGACCGCGCTGTATCCGGTGGGCAAGACCGGCTGGTTCCTCGGCGTGATGGTGCCGGTAGCCGCGGCGATGGCACCGGTGACACAGCTGCTGATGGTGATGGTTGGCCTGCTGGTGATCGGCCTGGTGGTGTCCGGCATCTTCGCCTACGTTGGCGTGGCACGCATGCTGTCCGGCCTGTCGGTGCTGCGCAATGCGATGCGTGAAGTGGCCAGCGGCCACGGCGACCTGACTAAGACACTGCCGGTCGGCAACCGTGACGAAGTCGGCCAGATTGCCGAAGCCTTCAACCAGTTCGTGGCCAAGCTGCGCGAGATGTTCCTCACCGTGCGCGACGAGTCCGATTCGTTGGCGCGCGACGCCGCCGACCTGAACCGCGTGGCCGAGCAGATCGCCCAGGATTCGCGTGTGCAGTCGTCGGAACTGTCGTCGACTGCCGCCACCATCGAGCAGATCACTGTCAGCATCAACCACATTGCCGATCACGTTGGCGAAACCGAAGTGCTGGTGTCGCGTTCGCGTGACAACTCGCTGGATTCGCACCGCGCGATGGCGGAAGTGGCGCGTGAGGTGGAGTCCATCGTCGGTGCGGTGTCGTCGCTGCAGAACGTGATGTCCAACCTGTCTGGCCAGTCCGAGCAGATCAAGGGCATTGTCGGCGTGATCCGCGACATCGCCGACCAGACCAATATGCTGGCGCTGAATGCGGCGATCGAAGCGGCGCGTGCCGGTGAGCAGGGCCGCGGCTTTGCCGTGGTGGCCGACGAAGTGCGCAAGCTGGCCGAGCGTACCGCCAGCGCCACGGTACAGATCGCCGAGCTGATCGATACCGTGATCCAGAAAACCGGCGAGGCGATCAACCACGCCGATGCCACCAACGCGAAAGTGGAAACCGGTGTCACCCTGTCACGTGAAGCAGCCAGCAAGGTGGAGCTGATCAAGGGCAACGCCGAAGAGATCTCGACCCGCATGGGCGAAATCACTTCCTCCACCGCCGAGCAGGGCATCGCCACCAACGAAATGGCGCGCAGCGCCGAACGTGTCAACTCGATGGCGCAGCAGACCGACAGCAGCCTGCAGGAAGCGCTGGCGACGATCCAGGTACTGGCCAGCCGAGGCGACCAGCTGAAGGCACTGGTGTCGCAATTCCGTCTGTGATACATCTTGCATGCAGCAAGCCCCGGCCTGTGCCGGGGTTTTTCTTTTTGTGGAGCCTGTTCAATGTTTGCCAATCCTTTTGCCCGCTTTCAGGATGCCCCGGTCGTGCTGGACGGCGCGATGGCGTCCGAGCTGGAACGTCGCGGTTGTGACCTGAATGACGCGTTGTGGTCGGCGCGGGTGCTGATCGAGCAGCCGGAGCTGATCCGCCAGGTGCATTTTGACTACTTCGTCGCCGGTGCCGATGTTGCCACCACCGCCAGCTACCAGGCATCGTTCAGCGGCTTTGCCAAACGCAGCCTGGACGAAGCCGCCGCCGCGGAACTGATGCAGCGCTCGGTGCAGCTGGCGCAGCTGGCGCGCGACGAGTTCTGGGCCGATGCGGCCAACCATGCCGGTCGCCAGCGGCCGCTGGTGGCGGCCTCGGTGGGGCCGTACGGCGCGATGCTGGCCGACGGTTCCGAGTACCGTGGCCACTACGGCCGCAGCGAAACCGAGCTGATGGACTTCCATCGCCCGCGCATTGCCGCCTTGCTGGCCGCCGCGCCGGATCTGCTGGCGTGCGAGACCATCCCCTGCACGGTGGAAGCGCGCGCCATCGCCCGCGTGCTGCAGCAGGACTTTCCGCAGGCGGCGGCATGGATCAGCTTCTCCTGCCGCGATGATGCCAACCTGAGCGACGGCACGCCGTTGCTGGTGGCGGTGACCGAGCTGGAAGCCTATCCGCAGATTGTGGCGGTGGGCGTCAATTGCACCGCACCGCGCCATATCGTGCCGCTGCTGCAAACGTTGGCCGCACAGACCGGCAAGCGACTGCTGACCTATCCCAATTCCGGCGAAGCCTACGACGCGGTGACCAAGACCTGGCACGGCAGCAGCGATCCTATGGCCTTCGCCGAGGCTGCGCGGCAGTGGCGGCTGGCCGGCGCCAGCTGCATCGGCGGCTGCTGCCGCACGTCGCCGGACGATATCCGGGCGCTGGCCGGCTGGCTGC
The nucleotide sequence above comes from Vogesella indigofera. Encoded proteins:
- a CDS encoding NAD(P)-dependent oxidoreductase, whose amino-acid sequence is MKIALIGASGFVGSAILKELLSRNVAVTAIASRPERIGAAANLDVVAADAYDADAVARAVAGHDVVISAFNPGWDKADIRELFLAGHQAIVAGVKAAGVPRFIEIGGAGSLFVAPGVQLIDTPHFPAEYKEGAEGARQALNLLQQETLLDWVFVSPPALLAPGARSGQYRLGGNELLMAGEAPAGISGADLAVAVVDEALQPQHHRQRFTAASV
- a CDS encoding LysR family transcriptional regulator, which codes for MDELRSMAVFARVIEKGSMNAAAQSLGITPSAVSQHLRRLEQRHGVTLLQRTTRKLTLTEAGQLFYQGCAAMLAAARQAEQQLSALRDAPVGELRISAPSGLAGGVLSSALAPLLEANPGLSLRLFFHDEMVDLLELQIDLAIRAGKLKDSSLVARHLADWHFVICASPVYVAKHGLPQTPAELLQHDWVGVAAHEGLSRLQLTRGAETVTLSMPPRISSNNILSARAFVLEGLGLSLQPEPEVRKELASGLLQPVLGEWSLPELPLWMVTPRREGQPAKVRHAMSALQAALGGERRL
- a CDS encoding methyl-accepting chemotaxis protein, giving the protein MMSLRTRLMAFVLLVLTVLAVMFCAVAYWKMSDALSSAIRNEINQAANSKASFVAEWVSTRQKIVAAALPRFGTGELQPVLDQARDAGGFDDMYIGQPDKTMTQFTGAAKVPEGYDPTGRPWYLAAKDATGPIASPPYIDAATKRPIITFAQARKDGGQLVAVAGGDVTLQRVVDEVVAAKLPGDGYAFLVTGDGTVIAHPEKDSGLKKIGEVVSGYDMNAVNKDGQIMDVSINGDATLTALYPVGKTGWFLGVMVPVAAAMAPVTQLLMVMVGLLVIGLVVSGIFAYVGVARMLSGLSVLRNAMREVASGHGDLTKTLPVGNRDEVGQIAEAFNQFVAKLREMFLTVRDESDSLARDAADLNRVAEQIAQDSRVQSSELSSTAATIEQITVSINHIADHVGETEVLVSRSRDNSLDSHRAMAEVAREVESIVGAVSSLQNVMSNLSGQSEQIKGIVGVIRDIADQTNMLALNAAIEAARAGEQGRGFAVVADEVRKLAERTASATVQIAELIDTVIQKTGEAINHADATNAKVETGVTLSREAASKVELIKGNAEEISTRMGEITSSTAEQGIATNEMARSAERVNSMAQQTDSSLQEALATIQVLASRGDQLKALVSQFRL
- the mmuM gene encoding homocysteine S-methyltransferase, which encodes MFANPFARFQDAPVVLDGAMASELERRGCDLNDALWSARVLIEQPELIRQVHFDYFVAGADVATTASYQASFSGFAKRSLDEAAAAELMQRSVQLAQLARDEFWADAANHAGRQRPLVAASVGPYGAMLADGSEYRGHYGRSETELMDFHRPRIAALLAAAPDLLACETIPCTVEARAIARVLQQDFPQAAAWISFSCRDDANLSDGTPLLVAVTELEAYPQIVAVGVNCTAPRHIVPLLQTLAAQTGKRLLTYPNSGEAYDAVTKTWHGSSDPMAFAEAARQWRLAGASCIGGCCRTSPDDIRALAGWLRG